GATAAAAGAACTCAAGtcccacagaaaacacaatttaacaaaCCAGTTGACTTGTCGGTAACAGACAGTAAGATACCTTCAGTAGCAGCTGATatttggtgatcctctgaacAGGCTTCAGCAGATAAGAATCTAAACCCAGTTTATGTTCCAGCTTTTTCTGACACTCCTGAggcaacaaaacagaaaagaattatgttaaataaaacacacagatggacaTAAAGCTCAAGAGCAAATTATCCATCGGTCTGTTCACCTGGAAGAAGGCGCAGTCTGAGCACTGCCTCCAGAGGCTTTCAGAGCGAGGCTTATTGTGACAGTACTTCTCATAGATCTGCAGGTCTGTCATCTGAGGAAGGAAGTGCAAATGATTTGTGATCAGGAAAACCCCATCAGCAGCACTACTGTATTCACATCTGTGCTGAAAATCTCAAAATTCACTCACCCTCTGTAGAAAACACCTTCCAACCAACTCTGGGCAGTCGGTGTACAACTCCAGCTCTCTCAGAAACGTCCtggaaacaacaaaatcatGACAGAGAAAGTATGAGGAAGAGCGAGACAAAAGATAAAGAAGAAGATTGATTGAAATGCTGTTcctgcaaaatgtcacagtcacagcgtAGGTATCATCAATGACAGCCAGATGGCGCTCACTCACCTCTTGTGGAAGTGGTAAATTTCAGGCATGTTGCCAAACAGAATCTCCTTTTTGTTCTGCAGAGGAGCAGGGATGAGGTGAGACACTGCTGGATTATCCATCTCAGAGGCATAACCCTGTGAGAAACACACAATCGCAAACATGAAATTTCAGGCACAGGTATAAGACTAACAGAATATGAATCCCTCTGTGGAGTGAATAAACACCTGCAATACACAGAGCAGCTCCTCTACATAGGCTCTCTCAGTTTCCAGCAGCTCGTTCATCACGTGCCTGTAGACAGGGAGGATAGAGAGTGAGGCAGGCACAGAGGCAAAAAGAAGAGGGATCAAATAAAGGATTTGGTGGATTCAGAAAAAATAGATGCACAGCCCTATAGATAATGAGATAACTTTTCACACAGTCCATCTGCCGTGTAATTTGATTACAGATGAAAGAGCGGCAGCTGATCCCCTCACCTCCTGAGCACTGCCaggttctcctcctcctctgacagagAAGCATGTCTGCTGTTATTGTCTCCATTCTGCAGTTGGCCTTTTccctgagggggaaaaaaaaacacaacaacataggATCAGCATGATAAGCAACAGACAATACAAACCTAACAGAACAAGTGGACAGACAGTGCGCAGACACGAACTCACTTTCTCACAGTTGGTCCCAGAGTCCGACTCTGAGCAGTGTTTCTCCTGCtgagctctgtgtgctgtggaTGAGAAAACAGAGTCATCATTTTTAGGTTATTAAAAGCATCAGTCCAATGCAATAGTTGAAGCATTgcacatatatttacatacgtatatataattacatattgTAATTCTGAAGATCATCTGAGTGATACATTTCTTGTACAGATACAAGAAatgttttggctttttattttattggaaaTCACCGACCCATAATAAAGTAAGTATAAATTGTGATCATTATAATGGTGCATCTGTACCAGACAATATACTGTTTATTTCTCATGttgtcactgtctgtgttttcacacatgGATAAATAATGCTGCAAACATCTTGGGATTTTGCATTtgttatgaaaaaaatgttttaaatgatatgGTTTTAGAGATTTAATAGTCTTAACATattcattgttttatattacaaaatataaaataaaagctttgtcCTGCTATGCATAAGCTAAAAGCAATAGCAAGAATTTTCAACCTTATATGCAAAGAATTTCATGATGAAACAGCCAGTAGAAtaaagcatttttcatttcttgttaGAGAAATCTCTAATGTTTCTGAATTCACAAGTCGACCTACCTATTGTTCATTTACAATTTCTAGGTTATTTGTGTCTACAATGAAAATTTCTACAGTATATGCTATAAGTGAGATAACGTGAAATATATGTATAGGGTTACACATAGTGCAAATAGCAATGTGGTCATGCAAAGAATAAAGAACATAAAATCCTTCTGAAAAgactttacacagtgtagaatAAATGGCTCATGTGTGGCTGTGTGGAAACTGACCAGGTGAGCTGAGAGGGGATTTGATGAAGGCCTCTGGTCTGGGGGCTACCGGCTGCACCGGCCTGGTTTGTTTGGCTGCTAGCTTCTTCAGGCTGACCCTCCTCTTGTCAAACATCTCCTGCATAGATACCTGCTTCTGGAAAATCTTCTCCACTTGGTCctgacacacaggaagtcatCAGAGCAGTGTCAGTACATCatcatattaatatttgatgCTTGTTTAAGTAACTAAGTGATCATTTGTTTAGTATATTAGAATCAATAAACCAGTGCCACAATCAGTGGAGACCTGATACCATACTGATGTTAGACAGATGTGCACAATAACAGTGTTCAATGGACAATGGTCATATCTATTTACAATAACTGCATCAAGTTGTTACTATCTATTTAAAAGTGACAGAGTGATGTTTAAAAAGTGCAACATACGTTTTCTTTGGTTGGTCCTCTTACCTTGAACTGCTGGTTGAGCACAGCCTCATATTCTTTCCAGATGGTGCTGAGGTCTGTCAGCTGGTTCTGGCCTGCGTTATCCAGATAACgctccagctcctgcagggCTAACTCAGCCCCCTCGTGTGACTGACACTTGTCTACTGGCTGAGATGCCAGCAGGTATATGCCGTCATCAACCCATTTAGAAGCCTGGAGATGACAGAAGGTGGGGTCAGAAACAAGACAAGGAAACTCCACTaggagtgtctgtgtgttgtcttCTCACCCTCTCCAAACATTGATGTAGCTCCATGGCTTTGAGAAGATGGTCCTTCTTGGCCCTCAGGCTGCTGCTCACGCTCTCGCTGACCGCTCTGAGCTCGTTGCATTTGGGCTGAATGGAGTCTTCAGCATAGTGCGAGTTCTGGATGAGTTCATCACCCTCACGAGACAAGGCCAAGGCTCTGTCCATCACCTCCTGTGGAGCAGTATGGCGTGACAGTAATTACCTCTGCAAGGGTGCTTTCACCAGTCCTCTAGCAAACTTCATCTGATTTTAACCAAATCTGCTACACATCCTGATGAGCCTGAAATCTGGAATCTCCTCTTTACATATTCTCTACATTTTTCCTATATTGGCTATGAATTTTTGTGATCATAAATTCCAAATATTTTTGAGTCCACTGTGCAATTGTGACCAAATTTTTAGGAAACTATGAACATAAACTGCTACATTTTATGGGATTTTACCCAAAGACACTGCTATTTagaaatgaaatttttttgcacTATCAATTCTTGTGCAAAGCCCTAATATTCCCAAAAAGATCACTTTCCTCTTAGTTCCTCTATGAGAATAAAGGCCATCATCAACATGCTTCACATGTATATTTTGATTCAGATCCAGATTAGAATGAAACCATTTAAAAGATTATGCAAATtatctaaatttaaatttagatgACTGTGCAGCCTTGGCAGAGCATTACACTCAGCTTTGTTAATTAAACTGCTCATTCACACCTTATTCAGGAAGCTACTATATAGACACTGTCATATGCACGGTATTATGAATATGATTGTGATGACAAAATGATATATGATGacaaattataacaaaatgtaaaatggtaTTACAAGCtaaatttctatttattttccaACCTCCTGATGACAAAAAGTCTACCTGTCAGGATTATTGGAGTGACATTAGATGATTTgtaacagagacacaaacagaactgTGCATTCAACaaaccaaaatattattcagCTATTCATGCTATGGTTGGACAAAGCTTTGATTGTGAGGGGTCAGGTATTACTTACACAGACTCTCTCCTCATAGGTGGTGAGTTCACAGAAGATATGTTCAGCGTGGGCTGGGCTGATCCCAACCTCAGAGAAGGTTGCAAGTTTCTCAGACACCTGATCCAGCAGAGCcctcacctgcagcagaaacaccTCAGTCAGTTTTCAGGTTTGAACAGGGATCATGTTGACTGAGATCTAGTACGGAGGCTCACCTCTCTGTAGTTGTGCTCAAAGTGGCGCAGTTGGAGACACTGCTCCAGTTTGGTGTGATGCCTCACCCAGAACTCATCGAAAGCCCTTTCTGTCTCATCCAGCTGAGACAGCAGtctgacagaggagcagagaaagagatgggaacagtaagagacagagatggagatagACTGTAAAAAAGCAGGCAGTTGAGTagagaaaaaaatgcagtgGGGGAGAATGAATAAAGTACAAAATGCACTACAAATGCTGACTGAGGTATTTGGatatttttcctgtgtttatgtgtgtgcatgctatGTAAAGCTAATGCCTGTTGACAAGGGAATCAGTGCCTTTAGTGCTGCTCAAAATACTGGCTGACCTCAAAGCACACTGCCTTGGCAAGTGTTACTAAAACTATACTGACGGTAGGAGATGAGACGCCACGAACAAATTACCTGCCATCAAATAACTCCAAAGTCTCCTGGCTTTACTCTTTGTTAAATCAGATACACCACTGACAGTCTGTATAACAATAGTGGCACTATATTTTTAGTCCAACTAACATATTATCAAGTCACTGCAgtgttgaaaactgttgacctaaaaacactgacttttcCTCATCAACAGCGAAAGAAACTCACAGCACTAATTTGTATGAAATGGAGACAAGAAAAGAACAGCCATCCTGCAGCACTACGAGCTCTTGTGGTTCTAACCTTTGCACTGTAGCTAGGTTCTCTAGTTCATCCTGGTTCATGTTGTGGTCAGGGTCTCGTACTACAGGCTCATTGATGCTCTCCAACAGCCTGCTACCCTGACCCAGAGCCACCATCAGATCCTCCTACAGACACACCGAGACAGATTGAGGATAATCCAAACAGATAAATGATGTATTGTATGTAGAAATATACAGAGAAGCAAAGCAAAggtgtgtatgtatatgaatAGTTaccttcattttttctttcttgttggtgtgtgtgctgagcaGGATGGTTGTGGCCTTGATTTCATTTGGGAGTTCAGTTTCAGCCAGCTCAGTCCCAAATGACTGCAGGATCTGTGCCGTTTTCTTTACCATCAGCGCAAAGCCTTCAATAGCCTGACGTATACAAGACACAACAGAGACTGTCTACATGCATGTTTGTGATGAGTCAAGAAAATGTGCAGTGCCTTCATTTTTTAGATTCAGGTGCTGCAGTATGATGCTGATGTAGTGAGACATGAGGGTATTTTTCATTGACTGAATATTTTGTTTCAGCATCTTTGgtcatttttctgattttacCGAAGTGAAGATTTTTATGGAGGGTTTCCACCCTGAAGtagaaacatgttttgttcaATCAACTTTCATCTTGTCTATCTCTCATCTATCTTGGCCTGAGCTTCTTAAATCTGACGAAGTCTCTTTGTCTcctgtttatttcattgttatttgtATTTCTCACCTTTTACGTGCActcatttcactgtgtgtattattttatttttaaggcTCCTtgtaatgactgtgtgtatTTTGCCCATGCTAGTAATTCAGTGTAGGGTGgtgtgtactgtacagtgtACATACAGTGCGGTGAGAGATCCACTTCTCGTGACAGTACTCCTGTGTTCCCCCGAGTTCCTGGGTCAGCTGGGTGCGGTCGATGTAGGAGTGCAGCTCAGTTATAGAGCTCAGCATgatcacctgagacagaaacacactcttACCTATATGTCATCTGATTATAAATAAGATCAAATGTCAATATTAATCATTGTGtgatatatatacacaatgtTTCCACAAGTGGGAGAGTGACTCCACTCACCGGCACCTTCATCTTGAACTCATCCTTGTTGAACTTGAAGAGGATGTCGGACAGTGTGCGCTGCAGGAGGGTGGTGGGCCTCAGAACCAGGACCAGCTGGAGGTTCCCTGGGAAGGAGCCCTGAAATTAGGGAGTAGATGGAGACTGTCACCGATGTAACAAAGCAGAAGGGATCCTCCTCCACTGTGAGTCAATTATACATCACACTTCAGCCAGACGTGTCCTGTTCTTTTTTGCTGACAGCCAGCACTTCCTCTATATTATTCCCTCCTTTTGTCTCTGCATCTGTCTCCCACATGAAAACTCTCACTCAAACACATTCGAACATGCACATGGAGTGTGTGGAGTACAAGCGAATAGGGAAGGTAGTGGGGGATGCGGGGGATCCTGTGGCAGGGACATTAATCTTCATGTCCCCAAGATGCCTTTGCATGAATAACAAGGCAGAAAGAACCAGCACCAGCTCATAGATATGCACAGGCATGATTACAGTCTACCCAGCTGGCATTGTTAGGATTTAAATTAACATAGTTTTGATGCATTTGTTAATACAGAATGATGCACAGGGTAAacgttttacttttttaaagcCCTAAGAGGCAAATTtatgatttgtgattttgggctGTATAAATTAAATAGTCATCTCTAACAAGCATACTCAGCATAAAGCAAAGAATCACTTGGCTTTACTAGACACTTTGGAACATCCATATGAATCCCCTTTTCCTCATTTCTCATGCTATGTATCCACCATACATTCAACTCAGCcaacagaacaaataaaacGCCAATTTAAATGTCCGGATTGACACCGACAGACTAAGTACTGCTGTGAAAGCACTTGGATGATGGTTGAGGGTGGACACGGATCTCCCCGCCTGAGGCAATGCAActattaaagcagctttaattaGCTAATGACCTAAACCGATGCTTTGCCTGATTAGCTGTCCTCCCCAAGTGAGTTGAAGAATGCTGTtctcagcaaaaataaaaatgaacactgtTAATAAAAAAAGGCTTAAGATCTGCACCGTTAATGGAATTATTAAATCAATTCAGTGTTAGTCCTTGCTGACCCGGTGGAAAGAGAATAATTGTGTTGAAAATGGTCACTCACCATATGGGTTTTTTTGCCTCCACTATTttctctggggaaaaaaaagggaatataaGGCCTGTAGCAGCATTGTCTGTGtcagaccaaaacacacctgacGTAGCAATACTAGCACCACACGGGTGGGATTATTTAGTCTTCTTTAAAGATTAAACTAAATATTCACGCccactgatttgttttgtgtagGAAAGAATGGGTTTAGGGGTAAAGGCCCCAGACAGGGTAGAGAAGTAGGAAAGTAGTGAAAGAGACTAATTCACtgctgattttgattttttcatgCGATTTGttagcaacaaaaacaatacagaatatctatgtataatgtatattgTAACCATTCAACCATGCTGCTCAGATCTGTCATTACTGGCAGTTGTGGTCACGGTCTACATGTTCTTTGTCACTGTCAGACTGAGATGAACgtgcacgcacgcgcgcgcgcgcgcgcgcgcacacacacacacacacacacacacacacacacacacacgaagaagAGCCAGATAAATGAAGGAGAGGGGGGTATGCTTTAGGGACCAACACTGTAGACTTCATTAGGATCAGCCTGTAAACACACATCGTGTCTGTCATCAGATCAAACTCAGCCATGCACAGCAACGGGTAGCTTTCCATGAAACACACTGACCCACATTCACACAAGCACATGTGTACACAAGTGTGCTCATATACATAGACACAACAAGACAAAGAGATCCACTCAACAGCAGAGACGTTCTCACTCAGATCCACACACATGTACCCACCGACTAAATAACCCAAATACATCAGTGTGCTTTGAATATGATTGAATATAGACCATGAGCTAGTCTCCACTGTACACAGATAACAGCAGCTTAGAAAGTCCAGTTTCCATCATGATGTATTTAGCAGGCTGGCTGAATCACCCCAAACAGGACATTATTGCAGGGATGACTGAATGCCCCCTATTACCAGCCTGTCAGCCCGTAAAAGTCCCCcttgtgggattaataaagctTGATTTAATTCGAAATGAATGAGTGGGTCTCTCATGTCTCTGGAGACAGTGGGTGGTGATATTCATCTCTCATTCTCACAGACGTTTCATCTTTTCGTGTAGCCCTCTgtgttgatttattatttttctgccaGTAATGATACACCTGTGAGGATCTGTCCAAAACAAGTATTAAATGActtcaacatttttattctatacaatatttctgaaaaattcaaatgttcAACAATATAAATTGACAACAATAAACATGTCTTCACTACACTGGCAGGGAATATAATGGTGGCATTGCAATGAGTGAAGCTGGTAAAGCTGTTAAAAACTGGGTGCTAGTCAACTGTCCATTGTTTTATCCCCAAAAATATGCTAAGAGATTATATGATGGGggtgattctctctctctctctcacacacacacaaagatatagATACGCTCATTGTCCAAAGGAAAGGACTGAAACAGTGAGAAGGACCAGAAGGTGgaaattaaatgattagttCTGATGCTCAACAGCTAGATTCCTCTTATTCAGCAACATGGTGACATGTCACATGGTTAGATGAAccattaaaatagaaaataaatgatgcaCTAAATGGAAGAGAGACAACATGTAGCAAAAATATGCAGCAGCTCAacacagtacaaaaaaaaaaaaaaaaaaaagactcaaattTAGGAGGCTAATAGGATAGATCGTAAAATAGGCTGAGAATTAGGTGTCCATTAATTTTTCTGACTCATCTAAAGTAATTAAgttaaggcttttttttttttttttttttcttcaaaaaatgtgttattaatAAATCAACTTGAAGAGATGAGtgatatttaaatgaatgagtggaaaaaaaaaaaaaaagtcatctccttctgtcttttctggtatgtgactgtttattttGCCCCGTAGCTATGGAAACACATGGCACGCTGTGATGGTGATGGGACAGAGTTCAAGGGTGGTGTTGGCTCATATCAACCCCCcaaggtggtggtgatgatatTAGTGGTGTAGCTGCGAAAAAGAGACAGGGATGCTCCAACACCTCTCTGTGGCCTGACAAACCTGCTCCCCCCATGGGTGAGGGTGCAAGGCCAGTGCCGCTCAAACCCTGGTCCTCTCTCTCGCATAGacgcacagacacaaagacacttaCAATGCACGCAGGAAGAAAGTGCATGGTCACATCTGCAGACACAAAGGCAAACTTACTGCAATACGGAGCAGGGTCCCCTTAACAGCCGCCCATTTGTCTTGCCGGCGATCAATGACCAGGATGAAACCCACGCCTGTCGACGACAAGCTGGAACACACAGAGGCAGCATGTTTAACACAAATGACACACTGGTCCGTTTGACCCACAGAGATAGTTCAGGGGTCAGCACCAAAGTGAACGGCAAGATGAGATCATATAAACTGACTAAACTTTAACCAAATAGCCacttttaaagacagaaaagtagTTAGCCcacaaaaaacataacagtaatgaagaaaagacaaaacatgaaaacatgcgGTGAAGAAGCCGGGTGCTTGTTTACAGCTCACTGTTTTGTTATGCTGCTCTTTATCTTCTTAGACAGCTGGTGCAGTCCATAAAAGGAGATGCTGTGAAGCACCTCCAGATTTCTTGGCCATCAGCCTTTAGCCCCCTGTACTCTCTCTGCGCACCCCCTTCCCCTTCCCCCTGCCGTCGCTCTGGTcccagaagagaggagggggctATACATCAACAATCACATGTGCAGCTCACCAGCAGAATCCCCTGTGCTTACCTGAAAACATGATGCACCTACAGCATAGGTGACACATGCGCACCTTAGCACTGTCAGTATCTTTCTTGCAGAAACATGCCAGTGATCTTCAAGTATTTACTTTCATGTCCTCCATTTTACAACTATCAACTGCACAAACAGGGTGGCAGCAGATTAAAAGGGGCACTCCTTAcgacaaaaaagacaaataaaaaacacaggagaTGAGTAGATCCCAGCGTGTGCTGTGTTGTTTGAAGGGGGAGGGAGACGAATGCCTCAGACCATCACAGAATCCAGCCCCTGCATCCCCTGTGCGGCATCTGTAAGCTGTCCAATGAGACACTGGGAGCTGCTGGGACACAAGCCAATCACAAGATGGCTGCAGAATGATGAGCAGCTCTAGTAGCTAATCAGTGGATCCTTATAGAGGTGGGGCAGGAGCAGGCTCAAAGAGGATGGCACTATAAGCATGAGGGTTTCAGTTATTAGGAAACTACAGAATGTTTATCACTGTCTGCCTCTCTACTTTAtactctctctcactgtaacATTTATATTCATGATGGCTCTTCTCATCCTTTCTTCCTGTACTTTCCCTCCCCTTTCATCTTTTCCTATTCTCTTCCTCCATCATCCCCACCTCTCAGCTCTGCGTACAATCACCTACACAGACTCTCACAGCCACTCAGGCTTTCAAAGCACAATCTGCTTTACATCTCAGccgcagaggaggagggaggggagtggGACAAGTGCTTTTCTGCCTCTGAGACATTTATGGCTGCTGAGATGAGAGGGTGGTTTATGGTGAACATACAGCAGCACAGGTAAAGGAAGAACATCAGAAGAGCCTGATGAAATGGGCCTCTGCAGCTGCTACTAAACCACAATGACCCAAACTGCGTGTCAGCTGACACGAccctatttattttttcaataataCATGTCATGGTATATTCACATATGTTTGTTATCTGTTCTGTTTCTTATTGTTGTATTGGGGCAGAGGGTGTAAACTAGCTTTTGAGCTCACCAACATTTACTCTGCACTTTTCACAATTTGAAAACATCCTGTTCCCCTACAAATAAACAGTGTATGTGATCAGCATTTAGACTAATTCAGTACTTATACTGCATCAAAACACAGTTCAAGGAACGACTTCTAATCTTGTTTTACAAAGAATTttgaatttataaaaatgtaaatggacACATTATAATTATCATACTGTGTTGTAAACATACATCAAAATTCATAGAAATTGCCTGGTGATGTTGTGGCTGCACACGTGTGTGACGAGAGTCCTAATAATAATTGGATTGCTCAGGTCAAAGTGAGTAGGAGCACCGCAAGCTGTGAGTTGAGCTGTGAAAAAGCTCTGCCTAATGGCAAAGCAGTGATGAAGGAACTTTGCTGCATGAATGCATATGCAGACATAGCAATACACACACTGCTAtacccctcctccttcttgaGTACTGAGCATAGCAGGCAAAGTGACTGTTTGAATACAAGGGCACTggtatattaaattaaaaacagattagaTAACCATGAGCGAAGAAAGCATTACAAATATGTGAATGCACATATGCAGAGCCAAGGagagataaaatgaaataaggaACATCATCTGTGCAAGGACACAGTAATTAGTTCATTTACTGTGTTTGCAGATGCAAAGCCTGATGTAAATCAATTAGGATCCAGAAaatcaaacaagacaaaaatgaaTTCAATATTCAACACATCCAAACTTTAGCTGtagtaaaaatgacatttatggTTGATATATAATGTGATTACAAGCATGCATGTTTGGTATGATAGAATTAACATTTGAAATCATGCATGCAATTAATATTGATCCgaatgtattcatttaaaaaaatagcaACAGCTGTTCAAGGTCGTAATACACAGATGCAGCATATTTGCCCCTGGTTGAAGAATATATATATGCCCTATCGGGGGTGTTGGTCCCTCAGGTAGCTCCAGacatctgtttctgtgttcacAACAGCTTCTGTGGATGACCCCCCTTCAGATGACCGGTAACCTCTACACACCACAGAGGAGGTGAATTTAGACActtaaaaatagatgaaaattGTATTTGCCTGTTGGCTGCTTTTCAGCTTGGATTTGGGGGGAGAAAATGATTCTCGTGGCTCAGAAGTTGAACAGTAATTCAGTGTACACATGAAAAGTTAAATCCTGATGGATATAATAAAGTCTTGGTCATGCTAAAATCAGAAGGAATAATTTAAGCAACATGAGATCAGCTAAACAGACATAAAGgcctttaaacacaaacacatgcactgtGTGCTGTAATACAGATGCATGTCTGTGcaattcaacacacacacacacacacacacacacacacacacacacacactctcaactACCTCAGAACACGCTGCACAGCTGTCTGTATGCATTATTCAGATTCAAACAGTCAGAATTGCTGCAGTTTCTATTTTTGCAAACTACTCAAGGCAAGATGAAGGAAGGGcatgacagacaggaggaaggGCTAAATCAAGAAAGTTAAAATTGTgaggaaaagatgaaaatgaacaggaaaAGGGGACAGGAGATTGTTTTCTGGGGGGATATTTTGAGGAAAGGGTGGTCTTCTATCTTCTCCCCTCCCCCCTTGTGTCATCTGGTCTACCCATGTGTACAAAGACAATCTGCAGAAGACTGATAAAGACCCTGGATTATGACTTGGCCATCTTATTAATAATACAGAAATCACAACCTTTTACAGATATCTGTGCAAGGAACAGGCCGTCTCATCCACTGAGCAAAGCCTCTGCACGTCTTTATGAAGTGAAGCTGTGTTTAAGTATCCACTGCCACCTACAGGCATACTTCATACACAACGGTATATTCacaaactgtagtttttatccATATACTTCATACTATCCTTCCTTCATCCACACATTTTCAATTCGCTTGacttgcatgtctttggactgtggaaGAAAACCCAAGATGATGCAACACCACACAGAAAAACCTCAGTCATGTTTAAACTCGTAGCCGCGCCATCTTCCTCATAAGACTGTAGCATCAAGAGAGAGATTAAACAAGTTGTTGGTGACACCAGGAGAGTTTATAGTGTGAAAAAAGCAAGTGATGTTTAACAAAGAGGGGTATGAAATAAGATGAGGAGAAAGTGATGTGTGGATATAAGCAGCAATCtcagatttgtgtgtttgcatatgaaAATCAGCTCAGTGAGGGACTTTACCTGGGAACACTAGTCAAATAGGTCAGCACGTTGTGAAACTCTCTGTCGGTGATCTCTCCAAATGCAGGGAACTCTGGGAACACAATGATAGGGCTGCCATTGTCTCCTCTCCCCCCTAgagaatgaacaaaaaaaaaaaaaagagaaacaccGATACTGATACTTTCCACATGAATATATAGGACTTATGCAAGAATGCTTTGTGCGTATCGCCTTGGGTATAAtcaaagcaaagacaaaacCATTGAAACTCATCATAGCTTCCATTGTTT
This genomic interval from Seriola aureovittata isolate HTS-2021-v1 ecotype China chromosome 11, ASM2101889v1, whole genome shotgun sequence contains the following:
- the mcf2lb gene encoding guanine nucleotide exchange factor DBS isoform X8 — encoded protein: MSLHEILREGGEASYRIMNRLSHLIQNLDISGLGTPSPFNPTSRNNSWRDWDDEIMQLDSSPLRAADITPDLKKQFAFLSGGRGDNGSPIIVFPEFPAFGEITDREFHNVLTYLTSVPSLSSTGVGFILVIDRRQDKWAAVKGTLLRIAGSFPGNLQLVLVLRPTTLLQRTLSDILFKFNKDEFKMKVPVIMLSSITELHSYIDRTQLTQELGGTQEYCHEKWISHRTAIEGFALMVKKTAQILQSFGTELAETELPNEIKATTILLSTHTNKKEKMKEDLMVALGQGSRLLESINEPVVRDPDHNMNQDELENLATVQRLLSQLDETERAFDEFWVRHHTKLEQCLQLRHFEHNYREVRALLDQVSEKLATFSEVGISPAHAEHIFCELTTYEERVCEVMDRALALSREGDELIQNSHYAEDSIQPKCNELRAVSESVSSSLRAKKDHLLKAMELHQCLERASKWVDDGIYLLASQPVDKCQSHEGAELALQELERYLDNAGQNQLTDLSTIWKEYEAVLNQQFKDQVEKIFQKQVSMQEMFDKRRVSLKKLAAKQTRPVQPVAPRPEAFIKSPLSSPAHRAQQEKHCSESDSGTNCEKGKGQLQNGDNNSRHASLSEEEENLAVLRRHVMNELLETERAYVEELLCVLQGYASEMDNPAVSHLIPAPLQNKKEILFGNMPEIYHFHKRTFLRELELYTDCPELVGRCFLQRMTDLQIYEKYCHNKPRSESLWRQCSDCAFFQECQKKLEHKLGLDSYLLKPVQRITKYQLLLKEMLKYSKGREGAADLQEALTSILGILKAVNDSMHLIAITGYEGNLSELGKLLMQGSFSVWTEHKKGHAKVKDLARFKPMQRHLFLHEKALLFCKRREENGEGYEKAPSYSFKQSLSMSAVGITENAKGDNKKFEIWCNSREEVYIVQAPTTEVKTTWVNEIRKVLTTQLEACRASQQRAPDQVFQFPPVPSATVSLSPFKTGQKSFKKGEEKKAEPCSPDVNSSSSPKPTGKDEAVTSPTSDRAAVAKKRFTLQGFSNLKAQKGSPTSPDHKTKRQSDPTPFGFKGWNKASLSLDASEEHDGYSSAEEPLNSDPEDENGKKLCAGKYTVIADYEKGNAQELSVKNGDIVQLVKEGDDGQWFVRNLSTSKEGWIAAANLITLIGKSKSCQSLTSSEGSGSGNLSTSSSCSETYTSFSDIKP
- the mcf2lb gene encoding guanine nucleotide exchange factor DBS isoform X13; the protein is MSLHEILREGGEASYRIMNRLSHLIQNLDISGLGTPSPFNPTSRNNSWRDWDDEIMQLDSSPLRAADITPDLKKQFAFLSGGRGDNGSPIIVFPEFPAFGEITDREFHNVLTYLTSVPSLSSTGVGFILVIDRRQDKWAAVKGTLLRIAGSFPGNLQLVLVLRPTTLLQRTLSDILFKFNKDEFKMKVPVIMLSSITELHSYIDRTQLTQELGGTQEYCHEKWISHRTAIEGFALMVKKTAQILQSFGTELAETELPNEIKATTILLSTHTNKKEKMKEDLMVALGQGSRLLESINEPVVRDPDHNMNQDELENLATVQRLLSQLDETERAFDEFWVRHHTKLEQCLQLRHFEHNYREVRALLDQVSEKLATFSEVGISPAHAEHIFCELTTYEERVCEVMDRALALSREGDELIQNSHYAEDSIQPKCNELRAVSESVSSSLRAKKDHLLKAMELHQCLERASKWVDDGIYLLASQPVDKCQSHEGAELALQELERYLDNAGQNQLTDLSTIWKEYEAVLNQQFKDQVEKIFQKQVSMQEMFDKRRVSLKKLAAKQTRPVQPVAPRPEAFIKSPLSSPAHRAQQEKHCSESDSGTNCEKGKGQLQNGDNNSRHASLSEEEENLAVLRRHVMNELLETERAYVEELLCVLQGYASEMDNPAVSHLIPAPLQNKKEILFGNMPEIYHFHKRTFLRELELYTDCPELVGRCFLQRMTDLQIYEKYCHNKPRSESLWRQCSDCAFFQECQKKLEHKLGLDSYLLKPVQRITKYQLLLKEMLKYSKGREGAADLQEALTSILGILKAVNDSMHLIAITGYEGNLSELGKLLMQGSFSVWTEHKKGHAKVKDLARFKPMQRHLFLHEKALLFCKRREENGEGYEKAPSYSFKQSLSMSAVGITENAKGDNKKFEIWCNSREEVYIVQAPTTEVKTTWVNEIRKVLTTQLEACREASQQRAPDQVFQFPPVPSATVSLSPFKTGQKSFKKGEEKKAEPCSPDVNSSSSPKPTGKGSPTSPDHKTKRQSDPTPFGFKGWNKASLSLDASEEHDGYSSAEEPLNSDPEDENGKKLCAGKYTVIADYEKGNAQELSVKNGDIVQLVKEGDDGQWFVRNLSTSKEGWIAAANLITLIGKSKSCQSLTSSEGSGSGNLSTSSSCSETYTSFSDIKP